From a region of the Janthinobacterium sp. 61 genome:
- a CDS encoding NAD-dependent epimerase/dehydratase family protein has protein sequence MENTKNTKAVLVLGATGGIGGEMLRQLAAAGWQVRALTRGETPSPRGDGVAWLRGDALSRADVLAAAKGCAVIVHAVNPPGYRHWGRLVLPMLDNTIAAAIAEGATIVLPGTVYNFGPDAFPRLAEDAPQHPQTRKGAIRVELEARLERASTQGARVLIVRAGDFFGPRAGNNWFSQGLVKPGQSVRSVLYPGAPGVGHQWSYLPDVAHTMLQLLAMRATLPAFARFHMAGHWDHDGRQMTGAIARVLEQATGTPPAIRRFPWWLVALASPFVATLREMREMRYLWQTPLQMDNAQLLAVLGREPHTPLDEAVRATLQGMGNLQKAAGKKNAPGLPAR, from the coding sequence ATGGAGAACACGAAAAACACGAAAGCGGTATTGGTGCTGGGCGCCACGGGCGGCATCGGCGGCGAAATGCTGCGCCAGCTAGCGGCGGCGGGCTGGCAGGTACGCGCCTTGACGCGGGGAGAAACGCCATCGCCGCGCGGCGACGGCGTTGCATGGCTGCGCGGCGATGCGCTGTCGCGCGCGGACGTGCTGGCGGCCGCCAAAGGTTGCGCCGTCATCGTGCACGCCGTCAACCCGCCCGGCTACCGCCACTGGGGCCGGCTGGTGCTGCCCATGCTCGACAACACCATCGCGGCCGCCATCGCCGAAGGCGCCACCATCGTGCTGCCTGGTACCGTGTACAACTTTGGCCCCGATGCCTTCCCCAGGCTGGCCGAGGACGCACCGCAGCACCCGCAGACGCGCAAGGGCGCCATCCGCGTGGAACTGGAAGCGCGCCTGGAGCGGGCAAGCACGCAGGGCGCCAGGGTCCTGATCGTGCGGGCGGGCGATTTCTTCGGCCCCCGTGCCGGCAATAACTGGTTTTCGCAGGGTCTCGTCAAGCCGGGCCAGAGCGTGCGCAGCGTGCTGTATCCGGGCGCACCCGGCGTGGGCCATCAGTGGTCCTACCTGCCCGACGTGGCGCACACGATGCTGCAATTGCTGGCCATGCGCGCCACCTTGCCCGCGTTTGCGCGCTTTCACATGGCTGGCCACTGGGACCACGACGGCAGGCAAATGACGGGGGCGATTGCCCGCGTGCTGGAACAGGCCACGGGTACGCCACCGGCCATCCGACGTTTTCCGTGGTGGCTGGTGGCACTGGCGTCACCGTTCGTGGCGACCCTGCGTGAAATGCGCGAAATGCGCTATTTATGGCAAACCCCGCTACAGATGGACAATGCGCAGCTGCTGGCCGTACTGGGCCGGGAGCCGCATACGCCGCTCGACGAGGCGGTGCGGGCGACATTGCAGGGCATGGGCAATCTGCAAAAGGCAGCGGGCAAAAAAAACGCGCCGGGATTGCCGGCGCGTTAA
- a CDS encoding c-type cytochrome encodes MKRFMLVSVLAVSALASQAALANPDLAKAKNCMACHAVSTKLVGPAYKDVAAKYAGQKDAEAKLVAKVMKGGSGTWGAIPMPANPQVSDAEAHTLVKWVLAQK; translated from the coding sequence ATGAAACGTTTTATGTTGGTGAGTGTATTGGCCGTGTCGGCTCTGGCATCGCAAGCAGCGTTGGCCAATCCGGACCTGGCGAAAGCAAAGAACTGCATGGCTTGCCACGCGGTGAGCACGAAACTGGTGGGCCCGGCGTATAAAGACGTGGCGGCCAAGTATGCCGGCCAAAAGGACGCGGAAGCCAAGCTCGTGGCGAAAGTCATGAAGGGCGGTTCCGGCACCTGGGGCGCGATCCCGATGCCAGCCAACCCGCAGGTGAGCGATGCGGAAGCCCACACCCTGGTCAAATGGGTACTGGCACAGAAATAA
- the ilvD gene encoding dihydroxy-acid dehydratase — MPQYRSRTTTHGRNMAGARALWRATGMKDGDFDKPIIAVVNSFTQFVPGHVHLKDLGQMVAREIEAAGGVAKEFNTIAVDDGIAMGHGGMLYSLPSRDLIADSVEYMVNAHCADAMVCISNCDKITPGMLMAAMRINIPVVFISGGPMEAGKVVKVVNGTQKIIKLDLVDAMIKAGDSSVSDADVAEIERSACPTCGSCSGMFTANSMNCLTEALGLALPGNGTILATHSDRQQLFLRAGRLIVDLAKRHYEQDDYSVLPRSIATKAAFENAMALDVSMGGSTNTVLHLLAAAHEAEVEFTMADIDRISRKVPCLCKVAPMTDKYHIEDVHRAGGIVGILGELARAGLLNTTLPTIHATTLADAIAQNDIMCTDNPAVHELFRAAPGGVPTQTAFSQSERFAAVDTDRATGCIRDKAHAYSQDGGLAVLYGNLAEKGCIVKTAGVDESILKFSGKARVFESQDAAVAAILEDTVHEGDVVIIRYEGPKGGPGMQEMLYPTSYIKSKGLGKACALFTDGRFSGGSSGLVIGHASPEAAEGGAIGLVEEGDFIDIDIPERSINLRVTDAQLAARRAAMEAKGDDAWLPVNRERYVSQALQAYAALTTSADRGAVRDLSQLKKR; from the coding sequence GCCGATCATCGCCGTCGTCAACTCGTTCACCCAGTTCGTGCCCGGTCACGTGCATCTGAAAGACCTGGGCCAGATGGTGGCGCGCGAAATCGAGGCGGCAGGCGGCGTGGCCAAGGAGTTCAACACCATCGCCGTCGATGACGGCATCGCCATGGGCCACGGCGGCATGCTGTATTCGCTGCCGTCGCGCGACCTGATCGCTGACTCCGTCGAATACATGGTCAATGCCCACTGCGCCGACGCCATGGTGTGCATCTCGAACTGCGACAAGATCACGCCGGGCATGCTGATGGCCGCCATGCGCATCAATATCCCCGTCGTCTTCATCTCGGGCGGGCCGATGGAAGCGGGCAAGGTCGTCAAGGTAGTCAACGGCACGCAGAAGATCATCAAACTGGACCTGGTCGACGCCATGATCAAGGCGGGCGACAGCAGCGTGTCCGACGCCGACGTGGCGGAAATCGAGCGTTCGGCCTGTCCGACCTGCGGTTCCTGCTCCGGCATGTTTACGGCCAACTCGATGAACTGCCTGACCGAGGCGCTGGGCCTGGCCCTGCCTGGCAACGGCACCATCCTGGCCACGCACTCCGACCGCCAGCAACTGTTCCTGCGCGCGGGACGTCTGATCGTGGACCTGGCCAAGCGCCATTACGAGCAGGACGATTACTCCGTGCTGCCGCGCTCGATCGCCACCAAGGCCGCCTTCGAAAATGCCATGGCGCTCGACGTCTCCATGGGTGGCTCGACCAACACCGTGCTGCATTTGCTGGCCGCCGCGCACGAGGCGGAAGTGGAATTCACGATGGCTGACATCGACCGCATCTCGCGCAAGGTGCCCTGCCTGTGCAAGGTGGCGCCGATGACGGACAAATACCATATCGAAGACGTGCACCGCGCGGGCGGCATCGTGGGCATCCTGGGCGAACTGGCGCGTGCCGGCCTGCTCAACACGACTTTGCCAACCATCCACGCGACTACCCTGGCCGACGCCATCGCGCAAAACGACATCATGTGCACGGATAATCCTGCCGTGCATGAACTGTTCCGCGCCGCCCCGGGCGGCGTGCCGACGCAGACGGCGTTCTCGCAATCGGAGCGCTTCGCCGCCGTCGACACGGATCGTGCCACGGGCTGCATCCGCGACAAGGCCCACGCCTATTCGCAGGATGGCGGCCTGGCGGTCTTGTACGGCAACCTGGCCGAAAAGGGTTGCATTGTCAAGACGGCCGGCGTGGATGAAAGCATTTTGAAATTCTCGGGCAAGGCGCGCGTGTTCGAAAGCCAGGATGCGGCTGTCGCGGCCATCCTGGAAGACACCGTACATGAAGGCGATGTCGTCATCATCCGCTACGAAGGCCCGAAAGGTGGCCCCGGCATGCAGGAAATGCTGTACCCGACCTCGTATATCAAATCGAAGGGGCTGGGCAAGGCATGCGCGCTGTTCACGGACGGGCGCTTCTCGGGCGGTTCTTCTGGCCTGGTGATCGGTCACGCGTCGCCGGAAGCGGCCGAAGGGGGCGCCATCGGCCTGGTGGAAGAGGGCGACTTCATCGACATCGATATCCCCGAGCGCAGCATTAACCTGCGCGTGACGGATGCGCAACTGGCCGCGCGTCGCGCCGCCATGGAAGCGAAGGGGGACGATGCCTGGCTGCCCGTCAACCGCGAACGCTATGTATCGCAGGCGCTGCAGGCCTATGCGGCCCTGACGACATCGGCCGACCGCGGCGCCGTGCGCGATCTGTCGCAGCTGAAGAAACGCTGA